The proteins below come from a single Harpia harpyja isolate bHarHar1 chromosome 2, bHarHar1 primary haplotype, whole genome shotgun sequence genomic window:
- the NAA15 gene encoding N-alpha-acetyltransferase 15, NatA auxiliary subunit isoform X2: protein MPSVSLPPKENALFKRILRCYEHKQYRNGLKFCKQILSNPKFAEHGETLAMKGLTLNCLGKKEEAYELVRRGLRNDLKSHVCWHVYGLLQRSDKKYDEAIKCYRNALKWDKDNLQILRDLSLLQIQMRDLEGYRETRYQLLQLRPAQRASWIGYAIAYHLLEDYEMAAKILEEFRKTQQTSPDKVDYEYSELLLYQNQVLREAGLYKEALEHLCTYEKQICDKLAVEETKGELLLQLGRLEEAVEVYKGLQERNPENWAYYKGLEKALKPANMMERLKIYEEAWTKYPRGLVPRRLPLNFLSGEKFKECLDKFLRMNFSKGCPPVFNTLRSLYKDKEKVAIIEELVIGYETSLRSCRLFNPNDDGKEEPPTTLLWVQYYLAQHYDKIGQPSLALEYINAAIESTPTLIELFLVKAKIYKHAGNIKEAARWMDEAQALDTADRFINSKCAKYMLKANSIKEAEEMCSKFTREGTSAVENLNEMQCMWFQTECAQAYKAMNKFGEALKKCHEIERHFVEITDDQFDFHTYCMRKITLRSYVDLLKLEDVLRQHPFYFKAARIAIEIYLKLHDNPLTDENKEHEADTANMSDKELKKLRNKQRRAQKKAQLEEEKKNAEKEKQQRNQKKKKDDDDEEIGGPKEELIPEKLAKVEAPLEEAIKFLTPLKNLVKNKIETHLFAFEIYFRKEKFLLMLQSVKRAFAIDSSHPWLHECMIHLFSSVSESKDLPDAVRTVLNQEMNRLFGATNPKNFNEAFLKKNYDSLPHRLSAAKMMYYLDPSSQKRAVELAMTLDECLINRNLQTCMEVLEALCDGSLGDCKEASETYRANCHKLFPYALAFMPPGYEEDMKITVNGDSSAEPEELANEI from the exons AGGTGTTACGAACATAAGCAGTATAGAAATGGGCTGAAGTTCTGTAAACAGATCCTTTCTAACCCAAAGTTTGCAGAACATGGAG aaaccttgGCAATGAAAGGACTAACATTAAACTGTctagggaagaaagaggaagctTATGAACTTGTGCGTAGAGGCCTAAGGAATGACTTAAAGAGTCATGTCT GTTGGCATGTCTATGGCCTCCTTCAGAGGTCAGACAAGAAGTATGACGAAGCTATCAAATGCTATAGAAATGCACTGAAATGGGACAAAGACAATCTTCAAATCTTGAGAGATCTTTCTCTGCTACAGATTCAAATGAGGGATCTTGAAGGTTACAGG GAAACAAGATACCAATTGCTTCAGCTCCGACCTGCACAGCGAGCATCATGGATTGGTTATGCTATTGCTTACCATCTGCTGGAAGACTATGAAATGGCAGCAAAAATTTTAGAGGAATTTAGGAAGACACAGCAG ACATCACCTGATAAAGTGGACTATGAGTACAGTGAACTGCTGCTGTATCAAAATCAAGTCCTCCGGGAGGCAGGACTATATAAAGAAGCCTTGGAGCATCTTTGTACCTATGAAAAGCAGATCTGTGATAAACTGGCTGTCGAAGAAACTAAAG GAGAACTCCTGCTTCAGCTTGGCAGACTTGAAGAAGCAGTTGAAGTCTATAAAGGACTGCAAGAAAGAAATCCCGAAAACTGGGCCTACTACAAAGGCCTAGAAAAGGCACTTAAACCAG CTAATATGATGGAGAGGTTAAAAATCTATGAAGAGGCCTGGACTAAATACCCAAGGGGACTAGTTCCAAGAAGATTACCATTAAACTTTTTGTCGG GTGAAAAGTTTAAGGAATGTCTGGACAAGTTTCTAAGGATGAATTTCAGCAAAGGTTGCCCACCAGTCTTCAATACCTTGAGGTCATTATATAAAGACAAGGAGAAG GTGGCAATCATAGAAGAGCTCGTGATAGGTTATGAAACCTCTCTAAGAAGCTGCAGGTTATTTAACCCAAATG ATGACGGTAAAGAAGAACCTCCAACCACTTTACTCTGGGTCCAGTATTATTTGGCTCAACATTATGATAAAATTGGACAGCCATCCCTGGCTCTAGAATATATAAATGCTGCTATAGAAAGTACTCCCACTTTGATAGAACTCTTCCTTGTGAAGGCAAAAATCTATAAG CATGCTGGAAATATTAAAGAAGCTGCAAGGTGGATGGATGAGGCTCAGGCTTTGGACACAGCAGACAGATTTATCAACTCCAAATGTGCAAAATATATGTTGAAAGCAAACTCCattaaagaagcagaagaaatgtgtTCTAAGTTTACGAGG GAAGGAACCTCGGCAGTAGAGAActtaaatgaaatgcagtgtaTGTGGTTTCAGACAGAATGTGCGCAAGCTTACAAAGCAATGAACAAATTTGGAGAAGCACTTAAGAAATGCCATGAAATTGAGAGA CATTTTGTAGAAATCACGGATGACCAGTTTGACTTTCACACTTACTGTATGAGGAAGATTACCCTTAGGTCTTATGTGGACTTGTTAAAACTAGAAGATGTACTTCGACAGCATCCATTCTACTTCAAAGCAGCACGAATTGCCATAGAGATCTATTTGAAACTTCATGATAATCCCTTAACAGATGAGAATAAAGAGCACGAGGCTGATACAG CGAATATGTCTGACAAGGAGCTAAAGAAGCTACGAAATAAACAGAGAAGAGCGCAAAAGAAAgcacagctggaggaggagaagaagaatgctgagaaagagaagcaacaaaggaatcagaaaaagaagaaagatgatgatgatgaagaaatcGGAGGACCGAAAGAAGAACTTATCCCTGAGAAATTGGCAAAG GTTGAAGCACCTTTGGAAGAAGCCATTAAATTTTTAACACCCCTGAAGAATTTAGTGAAGAACAAAATAGAGACGCATCTTTTTGCCTTCGAGATTTATTTTCGAAAAG AGAAGTTCCTTCTGATGCTTCAGTCTGTGAAGAGAGCCTTTGCTATTGATTCCAGTCATCCTTGGCTTCATGAGTGTATGATTCATCTCTTCAGCAGTG TATCTGAAAGTAAGGATCTGCCCGATGCAGTTAGAACAGTGTTAAACCAAGAAATGAATCGGCTTTTTGGAGCAACTAATCCAAAGAACTTCAATGaagctttccttaaaaagaaCTATGACTCACTACCACATAGGTTATCAG ctGCCAAAATGATGTACTATTTAGATCCTTCCAGTCAGAAAAGGGCAGTGGAGCTGGCAATGACCCTGGATGAATGCCTCATTAACAGAAATCTTCAG aCTTGTATGGAGGTATTAGAAGCTTTATGTGATGGTAGCCTTGGAGACTGTAAAGAAGCATCTGAAACTTACAGAGCAAATTGTCATAAGCTTTTCCCTTATGCTTTGGCTTTCATGCCCCCTGGCTATGAAGAGGATATGAAGATTACAGTTAATGGAGATAGTTCTGCAGAACCTGAAGAACTGGCCAATGAAATATGA
- the NAA15 gene encoding N-alpha-acetyltransferase 15, NatA auxiliary subunit isoform X1 has product MPSVSLPPKENALFKRILRCYEHKQYRNGLKFCKQILSNPKFAEHGETLAMKGLTLNCLGKKEEAYELVRRGLRNDLKSHVCWHVYGLLQRSDKKYDEAIKCYRNALKWDKDNLQILRDLSLLQIQMRDLEGYRETRYQLLQLRPAQRASWIGYAIAYHLLEDYEMAAKILEEFRKTQQTSPDKVDYEYSELLLYQNQVLREAGLYKEALEHLCTYEKQICDKLAVEETKGELLLQLGRLEEAVEVYKGLQERNPENWAYYKGLEKALKPANMMERLKIYEEAWTKYPRGLVPRRLPLNFLSGEKFKECLDKFLRMNFSKGCPPVFNTLRSLYKDKEKVAIIEELVIGYETSLRSCRLFNPNDDGKEEPPTTLLWVQYYLAQHYDKIGQPSLALEYINAAIESTPTLIELFLVKAKIYKHAGNIKEAARWMDEAQALDTADRFINSKCAKYMLKANSIKEAEEMCSKFTREGTSAVENLNEMQCMWFQTECAQAYKAMNKFGEALKKCHEIERHFVEITDDQFDFHTYCMRKITLRSYVDLLKLEDVLRQHPFYFKAARIAIEIYLKLHDNPLTDENKEHEADTANMSDKELKKLRNKQRRAQKKAQLEEEKKNAEKEKQQRNQKKKKDDDDEEIGGPKEELIPEKLAKLIGWKSFYSVCKVEAPLEEAIKFLTPLKNLVKNKIETHLFAFEIYFRKEKFLLMLQSVKRAFAIDSSHPWLHECMIHLFSSVSESKDLPDAVRTVLNQEMNRLFGATNPKNFNEAFLKKNYDSLPHRLSAAKMMYYLDPSSQKRAVELAMTLDECLINRNLQTCMEVLEALCDGSLGDCKEASETYRANCHKLFPYALAFMPPGYEEDMKITVNGDSSAEPEELANEI; this is encoded by the exons AGGTGTTACGAACATAAGCAGTATAGAAATGGGCTGAAGTTCTGTAAACAGATCCTTTCTAACCCAAAGTTTGCAGAACATGGAG aaaccttgGCAATGAAAGGACTAACATTAAACTGTctagggaagaaagaggaagctTATGAACTTGTGCGTAGAGGCCTAAGGAATGACTTAAAGAGTCATGTCT GTTGGCATGTCTATGGCCTCCTTCAGAGGTCAGACAAGAAGTATGACGAAGCTATCAAATGCTATAGAAATGCACTGAAATGGGACAAAGACAATCTTCAAATCTTGAGAGATCTTTCTCTGCTACAGATTCAAATGAGGGATCTTGAAGGTTACAGG GAAACAAGATACCAATTGCTTCAGCTCCGACCTGCACAGCGAGCATCATGGATTGGTTATGCTATTGCTTACCATCTGCTGGAAGACTATGAAATGGCAGCAAAAATTTTAGAGGAATTTAGGAAGACACAGCAG ACATCACCTGATAAAGTGGACTATGAGTACAGTGAACTGCTGCTGTATCAAAATCAAGTCCTCCGGGAGGCAGGACTATATAAAGAAGCCTTGGAGCATCTTTGTACCTATGAAAAGCAGATCTGTGATAAACTGGCTGTCGAAGAAACTAAAG GAGAACTCCTGCTTCAGCTTGGCAGACTTGAAGAAGCAGTTGAAGTCTATAAAGGACTGCAAGAAAGAAATCCCGAAAACTGGGCCTACTACAAAGGCCTAGAAAAGGCACTTAAACCAG CTAATATGATGGAGAGGTTAAAAATCTATGAAGAGGCCTGGACTAAATACCCAAGGGGACTAGTTCCAAGAAGATTACCATTAAACTTTTTGTCGG GTGAAAAGTTTAAGGAATGTCTGGACAAGTTTCTAAGGATGAATTTCAGCAAAGGTTGCCCACCAGTCTTCAATACCTTGAGGTCATTATATAAAGACAAGGAGAAG GTGGCAATCATAGAAGAGCTCGTGATAGGTTATGAAACCTCTCTAAGAAGCTGCAGGTTATTTAACCCAAATG ATGACGGTAAAGAAGAACCTCCAACCACTTTACTCTGGGTCCAGTATTATTTGGCTCAACATTATGATAAAATTGGACAGCCATCCCTGGCTCTAGAATATATAAATGCTGCTATAGAAAGTACTCCCACTTTGATAGAACTCTTCCTTGTGAAGGCAAAAATCTATAAG CATGCTGGAAATATTAAAGAAGCTGCAAGGTGGATGGATGAGGCTCAGGCTTTGGACACAGCAGACAGATTTATCAACTCCAAATGTGCAAAATATATGTTGAAAGCAAACTCCattaaagaagcagaagaaatgtgtTCTAAGTTTACGAGG GAAGGAACCTCGGCAGTAGAGAActtaaatgaaatgcagtgtaTGTGGTTTCAGACAGAATGTGCGCAAGCTTACAAAGCAATGAACAAATTTGGAGAAGCACTTAAGAAATGCCATGAAATTGAGAGA CATTTTGTAGAAATCACGGATGACCAGTTTGACTTTCACACTTACTGTATGAGGAAGATTACCCTTAGGTCTTATGTGGACTTGTTAAAACTAGAAGATGTACTTCGACAGCATCCATTCTACTTCAAAGCAGCACGAATTGCCATAGAGATCTATTTGAAACTTCATGATAATCCCTTAACAGATGAGAATAAAGAGCACGAGGCTGATACAG CGAATATGTCTGACAAGGAGCTAAAGAAGCTACGAAATAAACAGAGAAGAGCGCAAAAGAAAgcacagctggaggaggagaagaagaatgctgagaaagagaagcaacaaaggaatcagaaaaagaagaaagatgatgatgatgaagaaatcGGAGGACCGAAAGAAGAACTTATCCCTGAGAAATTGGCAAAG TTGATCGGATGGAAGTCTTTCTATTCTGTATGTAAG GTTGAAGCACCTTTGGAAGAAGCCATTAAATTTTTAACACCCCTGAAGAATTTAGTGAAGAACAAAATAGAGACGCATCTTTTTGCCTTCGAGATTTATTTTCGAAAAG AGAAGTTCCTTCTGATGCTTCAGTCTGTGAAGAGAGCCTTTGCTATTGATTCCAGTCATCCTTGGCTTCATGAGTGTATGATTCATCTCTTCAGCAGTG TATCTGAAAGTAAGGATCTGCCCGATGCAGTTAGAACAGTGTTAAACCAAGAAATGAATCGGCTTTTTGGAGCAACTAATCCAAAGAACTTCAATGaagctttccttaaaaagaaCTATGACTCACTACCACATAGGTTATCAG ctGCCAAAATGATGTACTATTTAGATCCTTCCAGTCAGAAAAGGGCAGTGGAGCTGGCAATGACCCTGGATGAATGCCTCATTAACAGAAATCTTCAG aCTTGTATGGAGGTATTAGAAGCTTTATGTGATGGTAGCCTTGGAGACTGTAAAGAAGCATCTGAAACTTACAGAGCAAATTGTCATAAGCTTTTCCCTTATGCTTTGGCTTTCATGCCCCCTGGCTATGAAGAGGATATGAAGATTACAGTTAATGGAGATAGTTCTGCAGAACCTGAAGAACTGGCCAATGAAATATGA